The Acinetobacter sp. WCHA45 DNA window TCAACTGCTTTATCAATATAAATACGTAATAAAGAACGTTTACCTTGTGGTAGGAATTCAATCCCCCATAGATCTACACCACACGCAGCTACTGCTGGCGCGATTAGATCATACAATGCTTGAGATTTATTTGATAATTTCATTTACTCTCGTCGCTCTCATGCGAGCCAATCAATCTTAACCGTATAGTGAAGCACGACTATTTGACCAATTGATGTCGAACACTACACGATAGCTAAACAACCAATAAAAAAGGGCGTAAATCGCCCCTATGTTACACAGAAAACCGAAGTCCACTGTGCAAAAAGGCCCACCTTATTGTGAGCCTCTTTTAGAAACTTGGTAGCGGGAGCTGGATTTGAACCAACGACCTTCGGGTTATGAGCCCGACGAGCTACCAGACTGCTCCATCCCGCATCAACGTGCAAAATTATATACAAATATAAAAAAAAGTCAATTTAAGTTTTTTATATTTGTTTGATTAAGTTGCACCTTAATCAAATGGTAGCGGGAGCTGGATTTGAACCAACGACCTTCGGGTTATGAGCCCGACGAGCTACCAGACTGCTCCATCCCGCATCAACAACATCACTGCATACACCAAACTTACTGGTTATTAAGCTTGGTGCGGAAGGGGGGACTTGAACCCCCACGCCCGAAAGCACTACCACCTCAAGGTAGCGTGTCTACCAATTCCACCACCACCGCAGCTTTGTGGGACGCATTCTATTCCTTTAAATATAAAAAGGAAAGTGCTAATTCAACTTATTGAGTTGTTTTAGGTGCGTTTGATGAAGTTTCAGGCGATGTTACTGGTGCAGAGGTCGTGGTTTGAGCAGATTTTAAGCTATACGCATCAGCTGTTTGTTTTTTTGCAAAAACAGCCAAAGTTAAACTCGTAGCAAAAAACAAGGCTGTAAAAATTGCAGTTAAACGAGTTAAAAAGTTACCCGCTCCCGAGGCACCAAATACCGTAGCAGCACCACCGCCACCAAACGACGCTCCTGCCTCAGCACCCTTACCTTGTTGCACTAAAACCAATCCAATAATCATAATTGCTAAAATGATATGTACAACGAGTATAAAACTATACATTTCTACTTCCTATTATTTGCTTTGAGCAAATGCTTTTGCAATTTGATAAAAAGATTGTGCATTGAGTGATGCACCTCCAACCAAAGCGCCATTAATATCAGGACATGCGGCCAACTCAACAGCACTCTCGGCTTTGACACTACCGCCATACAATATAGCCATGTTTGTACCGAATGATGTAATTTGTTTTAAGCCTTCACGTATTTTTGCATGCATTGCTTGAGCATCCGCAGGTGAAGCTGTCTTCCCTGTTCCAATTGCCCAAATCGGCTCATACGCTATCACAATATTTTGCCATTGTTCAGCTTTAACGACGGATGCAATATCACAAATTTGTTGTAATACCACTTGCTCAGCAGCGCCTTGCTCACGCTGCTCTAAGCTTTCGCCAACGCAATAGATCACAGTCAAACCTGCATTTAATGCATTTTGCAGTTTTGCTTTTAAAATATTGACGTTGTCACCAAACAATTCACGGCGCTCAGAGTGTCCAATCAACACATATTCAATCTGGCTATCTTTTAATAGCTCCGCACTTACCTCACCTGTGTAAGCACCAGTACCTGCCACACGAGAAAGATCCTGAGCCACAGTATAAATGGCTCTAGTTGCATCTTTTAACTGAGCATGAACACCACTCAAGGCAATCGTCACGGGTGCTACACCAATATGACATTGCTCAGGAGAAATATTGTCCTGTTGTAGTAACTGCTTAAATTCTTCTATTAATTGGAAAGCACTCGCATGCATTGGATTCATTTTCCAATTGCCAATAACCCAAGGGGTAATCGCCGAATTCGACATACTTCGCCCACCTACAACTAATTTATAAAAAATGCTGTATATTTTACACGTATTTTTATAAAATTCAGTTTTTCTTTTCAGTTTAAGTTTCAACCAACAAAAAATAGATTTAAAAATTCTCGTCCCTTTTACATATATATGTCGATTTTTTACAATCGTTTGCTTTATTTCTAACGAAGGCTACTCTCTAAATCTGAAATTTATTTGTAAAAAAATCGATCAGTTCAAGTTTTTCAATATGAACCAAGTAAAAAACAACACTTTCTATAGTAGTATTTTTACGTAACAAAAGTATAATTTTGAGAATAGCTATTATAACCATATTGTGAGTAAGGCGGACAGATGTCAGGATTACATACGTCTCCAAAGTTTTCGGGGTTCATTCGACGTTTAGTTGAAGATGGTCATATGACTGCTGCAAATATGCAGAATGCAATTGATGCAGCCAAGAAAGCCAAACAAGATATTGTTGCTCATTTAATCGAACAACATCGTCTTTCTCCACTTACCATTGCAGAAAGCATCTCTGTAGAATTTGGCGAACCACTTTTTGATTTGGCGGTTTACGATGTTGGATTATTACCTCGAGAATTAACCGACAATAAACTCATACAAAAGCATCGTGTTGTTCCGTTAACACAACGTGGACAAATTTTGTATGTTGCTACGAGCAATCCAACCAATATTGATGCATTAGATGCAATTCGTTTCAATACCAAACTTAATATTGAACCAATTATTGTTGAGCATACTAAACTTGAAAAGTTAATCGAACAACATTTTGGTGATTCAAGTAGTTTCGATTTTGGTGACAGTGAGGACTTCGACTTAGATATTGATGTTAATCAAGATTCACCTCAAGAAGATGATGATGCATCACCTCAAGGTGACGAATCCCCAATTGTCAAATATATTAATAAGCTTTTAATTGATGCAATTCGCATGGGCGCATCAGATTTACATTTTGAGCCCTATGAAAAAATGTACCGTGTGCGTTATCGTGTTGATGGTGTGCTCCGTCAAATCGCTACACCTCCTTTACAAATGGCAACCCGCTTAGCTTCTCGTTTAAAAGTAATGTCTCAAATGGATATCTCTGAAAAACGAATGCCTCAAGATGGTCGTATTAAACTCAAATTGTCAAAAACCAAAGCCATCGATTTCCGTGTAAACTCTTTACCCACACTGTTTGGGGAAAAATTAGTACTACGTATTTTGGATCCATCAAGCGCTATGCTCGGGATTGAAGCATTAGGCTACGAAGATCATCAGAAAGCATTATTCATGGAAGCACTTGAAAAACCTCAAGGAATGCTACTGATTACAGGTCCAACAGGTTCTGGTAAAACCGTATCGCTATATACTGGTCTAAATATTCTAAACACTGAGGATACTAATATTTCAACAGCGGAAGATCCTGTTGAAATTAACTTAGAAGGCATCAACCAAGTCAATGTGAATCCCAAAACGGGGTTAACTTTCTCTGCTGCACTGAAAGCTTTTCTACGTCAAGATCCAGATGTAATCATGGTCGGTGAGATTCGTGACCTTGAAACTGCTGAAATTGCAATTAAAGCAGCTCAGACAGGTCATATGGTAATGTCAACATTACACACCAACAGCGCACCTGAAACTTTAACTCGTTTGCGTAATATGGGGGTACCCTCATTCAATATTGCAACCTCAGTCAATCTTGTCATTGCACAACGTTTAGCACGACGCTTATGTTCACAATGTAAAGCACCCGTAGATGTACCTAAACAAAGTCTCATTGAACTTGGATTTACTGAACAAGACTTAGCCAATCCGGATTTACAGATCTTTCAACCGATTGGCTGTGCGGAATGTCGAGAAGGGTACAAAGGACGTGTAGGTATTTATGAGGTGATGAAGGTCACTCCTGCAATCTCTCAAATCATCATGGAAGATGGTAATGCACTACAAATTGCAGCGGCCTCAGAAAAAGCTGGTTTTGATAATCTGCGTCGCTCAGGACTAAAAAAAGTAATGCAAGGAATTACCTCCTTGCAAGAAATTAACCGCGTAACAAGTGAATAAAATCAATAAAAAGGATTAATATCATGGCAGCAAATAAAGCGCAAATGATGCCTACTTTTGCTTATGAAGGGGTAGATCGCAAAGGGGCTAAAATTAAAGGGGAGTTACCTGCACGTAATATGGCTTTAGCCAAAGTCACGTTACGAAAACAAGGAATTACCATTAAAAATATTCGAGAAAAACGCAAAAACATTCTCGAAGGTTTAATGAAGAAAAAAGTATCAACGCTAGATATTACGATTTTTACTCGTCAATTAGCAACCATGATGAAAGCAGGGGTGCCACTGGTTCAGGGCTTTGAAATTGTTGCAGAGGGCTTGGAAAACCCTGCCATGCGCGAAGTGGTTTTAGGAATTAAGGGTGAAGTCGAAGGGGGGAATACTTTTGCTGGAGCCCTTAAGAAATATCCACAGTATTTTGACAACCTTTTTTGTTCTTTAGTGGAGTCAGGAGAGCAATCAGGTGCACTTGAAACCATGCTGGATCGAGTGGCGATATATAAAGAAAAAAGTGAACTGCTTAAACAAAAAATTAAAAAAGCCATGAAATATCCAATTACAGTGATTGTGGTTGCTGTCATTGTCACGATTATTTTAATGGTAAAAGTTGTGCCTGTTTTCCAAGATCTGTTTAGTTCCTTTGGTGCAGACCTGCCCGCTTTTACTAAAATGGTGGTCAATATGTCTGAGTGGATGCAAAAATATTGGTTTATCCTTATCATCGTTATTGGTGCAATTATTACCGCTTTCCTTGAGGCAAAAAAGCGTAGTAAAAAATTTCGCGATCTTTTAGACAAAATGGCACTAAAGGCACCAATTTTCGGTGATCTTGTTTATAAAGCAATTATTGCGCGTTACAGCCGCACGCTTGCAACTACTTTTGCAGCAGGTGTACCACTGATTGATGCTCTTGAATCTACAGCAGGTGCAACAAATAATGTGATTTACGAAGAAGCTGTCATGAAAATTCGTGAAGATGTTGCGACAGGTCAACAACTACAATTTGCAATGCGTGTTTCCAATCGCTTTCCATCTATGGCAATTCAAATGGTTGCGATCGGTGAAGAATCTGGTGCGCTAGATAGTATGTTAGACAAAGTGGCAACACACTTTGAAAATGAAGTTGATAATGCAGTCGATGGTCTTACTTCCATGATGGAACCATTAATTATGGCAATTTTAGGTGTACTTGTTGGTGGTCTAGTTATTGCAATGTATCTCCCAATTTTCCAAATGGGTTCTGTCGTATAATGCTAGAGATCATTTCTTATTTTATCCAAAATCCAACTGCATTATACGTCGCAGTCGGGATTTTGAGTCTCTGTATTGGTAGTTTTCTTAACGTTGTTATTTTTCGAACGCCTAAAATGATGGAGCAGGAATGGCATCAGGAATGCCAAATGCTGCTTCATCCAGAGCAGCCATTTATTGACTCAACCAAGCTCACACTCAGCCAGCCTGCTTCGACCTGTCCAAAGTGCCAATCCCCTATCCGTTGGTATCAAAATATACCGATCATCAGTTGGGTTCTACTTCGTGGCAAATGCGGTGCTTGCCAGAATCCAATTAGTATTCGCTATCCATTGATTGAACTTCTCACCATGGTTTGTTCATTAATCGTTGTAGCAGTATTTGGTGCAACCATTCAGATGCTCTTTGGTTTGGTCCTTACATGGGTATTGATCACACTCACCTTTATTGACTTTGATACACAACTCCTTCCTGACCGCTTCACACTGCCATTGGCAGCACTCGGCTTGGGAATTAACAGTTTTGCACTCTACACAACTGCCAGTTCAGCAATTTGGGGTTATTTGATTGGTTTTTTATGCTTATGGGTGGTTTACTATCTTTTTAAATTGGTCACTGGTAAAGAAGGCATGGGATATGGTGACTTTAAGTTGCTTGCCGCTCTAGGTGCCTGGATGGGACCTATGATGCTGCCACTTATAGTTCTGCTGTCTTCAGTTGTCGGGGCGATTATTGGCATTATTCTGATGAAAATACGCGGTGAAAACCAGCCATTTGCCTTTGGACCCTATATCGCCATTGCAGGCTGGATCGCATTTTTATGGGGTGATCAAATTATGAAAGTCTATTTAGGTGGTTAATATGCGTTTTATTTTGGGCATTACGGGTGGGATTGGCAGTGGTAAGTCAGCCGCCACGCAATGGTTTGAATCCCAGGGTATTCGCGTCATTGATGCTGATGTTGTAGCAAGGGAAATTGTTGAACCAGGTCAGCCAGCGTTACAGAAAATTCAACAGCTATTCGGCGACTGGGTATTACTGGAAGATGGTCATCTAGACCGCCGCGCACTACGTGAATATATTTTTCAGTTCCCAGAGGCTCGTCACCGTCTAGAACAAATTACCCACCCTGCTATTCGCCAATCCATTATCCAGCAGTTACAACAGGCAGAAAGCCCTTACGTGATTCTGGTTTCACCCCTGCTCTTTGAAACTAGCCAGCATGAACTGGTCCAACATACTCTATTGATTGATGCAGATGAACAGACCCAGTTACAACGCGCTAGCCAGCGTGATGGACAAACTGAAGAGCAGATACGAAAGATTATTGCAGCTCAAATGTCCCGTACTCAAAAACAACAGCTCGCCAATGATATTGTGCTGAACGATGGCTTGCTCGCACATCTACACAAGCAACTCCAACCATTACACCTGAATTATTTACAACGGGCTGAACAGAGCTATTAATCCTGTTTCTGCTGGGATAGCTGGGCGGTTAATGCATCTTTACGAAACCAGCGCCACGGTTGTAACGCACCAATCCCCATACCCACTAACCCACACATAATCGCTGGGCTTAAGGGTTCATTTAACAATGGCACAGCAATAACAGCAGCAATAAATGGCGCTAAGGTCACAATGCTTCCCGTTTTAAATGCACCCAAACGTTCAATGGCGGCCACATAGGTCAGGGTTGCAATAATCACCACCAACACCCCATGAAATACACCCTGTATCAGCAAATGGACAGGCTCTGCTTCCTGAAAATGTTTCGGAATAAACAGGATATAGATCGGTAAATAAATCAGTGCTGACCAAATGGCCACACTTGCCATTGAATGCCAGGCCGATAATTTCCATTGTTTTAGCAGTACGGTGAAGATGCCCCACCAAACTGCACTCAGGAAAAAGAGAATATCACCAATACCAAAGGCAGAAGCCTGCTCATGCAACATCAGATAGCTCATCAGTGCCAGAGCACTCAACATAATGCTAAGACTCAACCAAGTATGTTTATCAAAAGGTTGTCTAAACAATAAATAAGCAGCTAAGGCAGTACACAGTGGAATACAACCATTGAGAAAAATTGCGGCATGCGCTGCTGGTGCATGTAAAAAAGCAGTATAAACCGTTAGACAGTAGGCCAACCCACCAGTTAAGGCCAAAATAATTGGACGGGGATGCCACAGAAATGCCAAATCTTTTTTATACACCAGCACAGGCATGAGAATGATAAAAGCAATCGCAAAACGCATGGCCACCAAGTCCCAGGCACTGACATGCCAGTGCAGATTTAAACGGGAGAGAATGGTAAAACCACCCCAGATGCACATGGTGATACAGACAAACAGATAGCCTTGCGTGCGAGCAGTCATTTTTAATTACATTGACGATAATTGTGTGAACTATACAGCATTACGCTGACGGCATGCCTCATAAAGTGCCATGCCTGTTGCCACACTGACGTTTAAACTTTGTAAATCACCAGACATTGGAATATAAACCGTATGATCACATTGAGACTGAGTAATCGGTCTTAAACCTGTGTCTTCCGCACCCATAACAATGACAACTGCACCCTTAAAGTCACATTGCTGAATTGGCAATGCTTTTTCATCTAGCATTGTGCCAATAACACGCATATGTGTGGTCTCTTTTAAATGAGCTAAGGTTCGAGCTAAGTTAGTCACTTGAATAAACTTAACTTTTTCCGCCCCACCTGCTGCAACTTTACGTGCCGTCGGAGTTAAACTAGCTGAACGATCACGTGGCACAATCACGGCCTGCACGCCCATTGCAGCTGCGGTACGAATACATGCACCGAGATTATGCGGATCCGTCACTTGATCTAATGCCAATAACAAAGCATCTGGTGACTGCTGCATCAATTCGTCTAAATCTTTTTCATTTAAGGTTGGATGTGGTCGAACTGCAGCCACTACACCTTGATGAAAAGGTAAGCCTGCAAGCTTTTCCAAACTATCCCGACTCGCCTTTTGGACGCTAATCCCAAAAGGTTCGGCAAGTTGCAAAATCTTTTGTAATCGCTGGTCATCACGACCTTTTAAGGTAAATAAAGTCAAAACGCGTTCAGGCTCTAACTCCAACAATGACTCAACCGAATGAACGCCATAATAATATTCAGGTTTTGCCATGAACGACCTCTTGCAGTATTCCCGATCTATAAAGGGAGATTTTGAAAAAAAAATCCTGCAAAGTAGCTTTACAGGTGAGGAGCGAATAGCTCCACAAGGGAATTTAATAAAAAAATCCTGCAAAATGAATTTACAGGATTCTCTTTAGGTATAGTGTACCCGATTTAGCAAGCGATCAGTTAACCTTCTAAATGACATACATAATCAAGCACTTCATCAGTCTCGATGTGGAAAACACTATTTCCTGGGACATAAAAAGACTGACCTGCACGGAATAACTCACTTTCTGTACTGTCTGCAATTTTTACACGACATTCACCAGAAATGATTTCCATACGTTCTGGCACATGTGTTTCAAAAGTTAATGCCTGTTCAGTAGGTAAAATCACACCTAATGTCTTTTTAGTACCATCTTCAAATTGTACAGTATGGCTGATACATGCCCCACCAAAATATACATTTGACTTTTTAATGACCGTAACATGATCAAACTGCACTGAACTCATGCATACTCTCCAAATAATGCAGCATTTATATTAGGTTATGATGGACGTAGTTTAATTGTGCCTGCGTCACTAATCAATCCATTTTTATCATGCTTTAACAGCAATTTTTATGCCTTTCTACTAAAGTTATGTTCAACTCACAAGCGCTTTTAGATCAAAGCATCCGATCTAAACTACAATAGAAAAAATCTTATAAATTGATAGACGAGCTTTACATCACTCAATTATTCAAAACAACTCCAGAAATAAAACATGATTTCATCAACACAACGCTGATCCTCTTGTTCGATTAGCAAAATTTCTCTATCTTTAAGCAAAAGATTGCGTGCACTGGATGCATATATGCTCACCCATTTAACTTTAATTAATTTTGCACTTGCAGACCATTTAGCTTTAGATATTGAACAAGGTTTCAATGTTTTGACTGGGGAAACTGGTGCAGGAAAATCGTTATTGTTAGATGCACTGTCTGCGTGCTTGGGTGAACGTACCGATACCAACTATGTCCGTTATGGTGCAGATAAAGCAGATGTCACTGCTGTCTTTAGTTATCAAGCTGAAAGTGCGGAAGCAAAATGGCTTACAGAACATGAACTAGATGATGATTCTGGTGAAATTCATTTAAGACGTGTCATATTTGCGACAGGCCGAAGCAAAGCATGGATCAATGGACGCCCAAGTAGTTTGTCGGAGTTAAAAGAAATTGGACGCTTACTGGTACAACTTTATAGCCAGCATAGCCAACAGCAATTACTTGAGCCCCCTTATCCGAAGCACTGGTTAGATCGTTATCATAATTTTGCCGAACCAGCAAATGAAGTACGTGAAGCGTATAGCACATGGCAAAAAAATATTCGTCAGCACCAAGCCGCTTTAGAAGCTCAAGCAACACGTATTCAAAAGATCCAACGTTTAGAATCACAAATTGAAGAACTCGAAGATGTGATTCAAATCGATTATCGTGACACAGAACAAGAGTTTGACCGCCTCAGCCATCATGAACATATTATGCAAGACTGTAGTTACAGTCTAAATGTCTTGGATGAGGCGGAACAAAATATCACTCAAGAAGTTGCTTCAATCATTCGTCGTTTAGAGTCTCATGCAGGGCGCAGTGAACAGTTATCAAATATTTATAATTCGTTACTCAATGCGCAAAGTGAGATTGAAGATGCAACCGCGAGTTTACGTCAATTTATTGATCGCCAAAGTTTTGATCCTGAAAGAATGGAACAGCTCAATACAACCTTAGAAATTTTCCATCGTCTCGCACGCAAACACCGTACCCAGCCTGAATTACTCAAACAAGAATATGAAACTTGGCAACAGGAATTAGAGCAATTACATTTATTAGAAGATCCTGAAACCTTAGCGGAACAGGTAGAAATTTCTTATCAAACTTTTATGCAAAAAGCTGAACACCTAGATCAAATTCGTCGTGCAGCCGCAGTTCCACTAGCGAAGCAATTGACTGAACAAGTGAAGCCGCTTGCTCTACCAGAAGCATATTTTGAATTTAAGTTCGAGCCAATGGAAGCAAATGCCGAAGGTCTCAGCTTTATTCAGCTTCTTTTCACTGCCAATAAAGGCATTCCACCACAACCGCTGGCTCGCGTTGCATCTGGCGGTGAACTCTCTCGTATTGCACTGGTCATGCAAGTGATGAATGCTGAAAAAACCGAATCTGAGGTGTTGGTCTTTGACGAAATTGATGTCGGGATTAGTGGTGGCACTGCTGAAGTGGTGGGGCGTTTACTCGCCGATCTGGCTCAGCATGTACAACTACTCTGTATCACTCACCAAGCTCAAGTTGCTGCACAATCTGACCAACACCTATTGGTCAAAAAACAACAAACAGATCCAGCCAGTAGCACCATCATTGAACTGGATGAAGAACAGCGTATTCTGGAGCTTGCCCGCATGTCTGGCGGCGTCGAGATTAGCGAAACCACCTTGCAACATGCCAAACAACTGCGTCAACTAAAATTTCAATCCGCTTAAAACGCATAACAAAATGTGAGAAAAAGATTGGCGAAATCCGATTAACTCTTGTATGTTGATAAAAACAACCTATTATTTAATCCCCCTACCCCCCTTTTTAAAGTGGGACTTGTTTTGATGGAGAACCGCCTAGGTGACGAAACAATATCTAACTCACCGTTGTCTCATCGCTCCACCAGACATAACAGATGACTTCTTTGCCAATACTGTTATCTATGTGGCACGCCATGATGAAGATGGTGCACAAGGCATTATTATCAATCGCCCTTCTGAGTTACAGATCAAAGAATTATTGAACGATTTAGAGATTGATGCAGATAATGTACAACCTCATGCGGTGTTGCAAGGTGGACCATTACGCCCAGAAGCAGGTTTTGTCCTACACACAGGTCAACCTACTTGGCATTCATCAATCGCAGTAGGTGAAAATGTTTGCATTACCACCAGTAAAGATATTTTGGATGCAATTGCACATAACGAAGGTGTCGGTCGTTACCAAATTGCTCTAGGCTATGCCAGCTGGGGCAAAAATCAGCTTGAAGAAGAAATGGCACGTGGTGACTGGCTGATTTGTGACTCAGACATGGATTTAATCTTTAATCTACCTTATGGCGATCGTTGGGATGCGGCATACAAAAAAATTGGGGTAGACCGTACATGGTTTGCTTCAGAGATTGGTCATGCCTGATTTTAAAACTTCGCAATCCATTATGGCCTTTGATTTTGGCACCCAGAAAATGGGGATGGCAATTGGTCAAT harbors:
- the secG gene encoding preprotein translocase subunit SecG yields the protein MYSFILVVHIILAIMIIGLVLVQQGKGAEAGASFGGGGAATVFGASGAGNFLTRLTAIFTALFFATSLTLAVFAKKQTADAYSLKSAQTTTSAPVTSPETSSNAPKTTQ
- the tpiA gene encoding triose-phosphate isomerase, encoding MSNSAITPWVIGNWKMNPMHASAFQLIEEFKQLLQQDNISPEQCHIGVAPVTIALSGVHAQLKDATRAIYTVAQDLSRVAGTGAYTGEVSAELLKDSQIEYVLIGHSERRELFGDNVNILKAKLQNALNAGLTVIYCVGESLEQREQGAAEQVVLQQICDIASVVKAEQWQNIVIAYEPIWAIGTGKTASPADAQAMHAKIREGLKQITSFGTNMAILYGGSVKAESAVELAACPDINGALVGGASLNAQSFYQIAKAFAQSK
- the pilB gene encoding type IV-A pilus assembly ATPase PilB yields the protein MSGLHTSPKFSGFIRRLVEDGHMTAANMQNAIDAAKKAKQDIVAHLIEQHRLSPLTIAESISVEFGEPLFDLAVYDVGLLPRELTDNKLIQKHRVVPLTQRGQILYVATSNPTNIDALDAIRFNTKLNIEPIIVEHTKLEKLIEQHFGDSSSFDFGDSEDFDLDIDVNQDSPQEDDDASPQGDESPIVKYINKLLIDAIRMGASDLHFEPYEKMYRVRYRVDGVLRQIATPPLQMATRLASRLKVMSQMDISEKRMPQDGRIKLKLSKTKAIDFRVNSLPTLFGEKLVLRILDPSSAMLGIEALGYEDHQKALFMEALEKPQGMLLITGPTGSGKTVSLYTGLNILNTEDTNISTAEDPVEINLEGINQVNVNPKTGLTFSAALKAFLRQDPDVIMVGEIRDLETAEIAIKAAQTGHMVMSTLHTNSAPETLTRLRNMGVPSFNIATSVNLVIAQRLARRLCSQCKAPVDVPKQSLIELGFTEQDLANPDLQIFQPIGCAECREGYKGRVGIYEVMKVTPAISQIIMEDGNALQIAAASEKAGFDNLRRSGLKKVMQGITSLQEINRVTSE
- a CDS encoding type II secretion system F family protein; its protein translation is MAANKAQMMPTFAYEGVDRKGAKIKGELPARNMALAKVTLRKQGITIKNIREKRKNILEGLMKKKVSTLDITIFTRQLATMMKAGVPLVQGFEIVAEGLENPAMREVVLGIKGEVEGGNTFAGALKKYPQYFDNLFCSLVESGEQSGALETMLDRVAIYKEKSELLKQKIKKAMKYPITVIVVAVIVTIILMVKVVPVFQDLFSSFGADLPAFTKMVVNMSEWMQKYWFILIIVIGAIITAFLEAKKRSKKFRDLLDKMALKAPIFGDLVYKAIIARYSRTLATTFAAGVPLIDALESTAGATNNVIYEEAVMKIREDVATGQQLQFAMRVSNRFPSMAIQMVAIGEESGALDSMLDKVATHFENEVDNAVDGLTSMMEPLIMAILGVLVGGLVIAMYLPIFQMGSVV
- a CDS encoding prepilin peptidase produces the protein MLEIISYFIQNPTALYVAVGILSLCIGSFLNVVIFRTPKMMEQEWHQECQMLLHPEQPFIDSTKLTLSQPASTCPKCQSPIRWYQNIPIISWVLLRGKCGACQNPISIRYPLIELLTMVCSLIVVAVFGATIQMLFGLVLTWVLITLTFIDFDTQLLPDRFTLPLAALGLGINSFALYTTASSAIWGYLIGFLCLWVVYYLFKLVTGKEGMGYGDFKLLAALGAWMGPMMLPLIVLLSSVVGAIIGIILMKIRGENQPFAFGPYIAIAGWIAFLWGDQIMKVYLGG
- the coaE gene encoding dephospho-CoA kinase (Dephospho-CoA kinase (CoaE) performs the final step in coenzyme A biosynthesis.), which produces MRFILGITGGIGSGKSAATQWFESQGIRVIDADVVAREIVEPGQPALQKIQQLFGDWVLLEDGHLDRRALREYIFQFPEARHRLEQITHPAIRQSIIQQLQQAESPYVILVSPLLFETSQHELVQHTLLIDADEQTQLQRASQRDGQTEEQIRKIIAAQMSRTQKQQLANDIVLNDGLLAHLHKQLQPLHLNYLQRAEQSY
- a CDS encoding DMT family transporter, giving the protein MTARTQGYLFVCITMCIWGGFTILSRLNLHWHVSAWDLVAMRFAIAFIILMPVLVYKKDLAFLWHPRPIILALTGGLAYCLTVYTAFLHAPAAHAAIFLNGCIPLCTALAAYLLFRQPFDKHTWLSLSIMLSALALMSYLMLHEQASAFGIGDILFFLSAVWWGIFTVLLKQWKLSAWHSMASVAIWSALIYLPIYILFIPKHFQEAEPVHLLIQGVFHGVLVVIIATLTYVAAIERLGAFKTGSIVTLAPFIAAVIAVPLLNEPLSPAIMCGLVGMGIGALQPWRWFRKDALTAQLSQQKQD
- the rlmB gene encoding 23S rRNA (guanosine(2251)-2'-O)-methyltransferase RlmB; the protein is MAKPEYYYGVHSVESLLELEPERVLTLFTLKGRDDQRLQKILQLAEPFGISVQKASRDSLEKLAGLPFHQGVVAAVRPHPTLNEKDLDELMQQSPDALLLALDQVTDPHNLGACIRTAAAMGVQAVIVPRDRSASLTPTARKVAAGGAEKVKFIQVTNLARTLAHLKETTHMRVIGTMLDEKALPIQQCDFKGAVVIVMGAEDTGLRPITQSQCDHTVYIPMSGDLQSLNVSVATGMALYEACRQRNAV
- a CDS encoding pyrimidine/purine nucleoside phosphorylase; amino-acid sequence: MSSVQFDHVTVIKKSNVYFGGACISHTVQFEDGTKKTLGVILPTEQALTFETHVPERMEIISGECRVKIADSTESELFRAGQSFYVPGNSVFHIETDEVLDYVCHLEG
- the recN gene encoding DNA repair protein RecN, which translates into the protein MLTHLTLINFALADHLALDIEQGFNVLTGETGAGKSLLLDALSACLGERTDTNYVRYGADKADVTAVFSYQAESAEAKWLTEHELDDDSGEIHLRRVIFATGRSKAWINGRPSSLSELKEIGRLLVQLYSQHSQQQLLEPPYPKHWLDRYHNFAEPANEVREAYSTWQKNIRQHQAALEAQATRIQKIQRLESQIEELEDVIQIDYRDTEQEFDRLSHHEHIMQDCSYSLNVLDEAEQNITQEVASIIRRLESHAGRSEQLSNIYNSLLNAQSEIEDATASLRQFIDRQSFDPERMEQLNTTLEIFHRLARKHRTQPELLKQEYETWQQELEQLHLLEDPETLAEQVEISYQTFMQKAEHLDQIRRAAAVPLAKQLTEQVKPLALPEAYFEFKFEPMEANAEGLSFIQLLFTANKGIPPQPLARVASGGELSRIALVMQVMNAEKTESEVLVFDEIDVGISGGTAEVVGRLLADLAQHVQLLCITHQAQVAAQSDQHLLVKKQQTDPASSTIIELDEEQRILELARMSGGVEISETTLQHAKQLRQLKFQSA
- a CDS encoding YqgE/AlgH family protein → MTKQYLTHRCLIAPPDITDDFFANTVIYVARHDEDGAQGIIINRPSELQIKELLNDLEIDADNVQPHAVLQGGPLRPEAGFVLHTGQPTWHSSIAVGENVCITTSKDILDAIAHNEGVGRYQIALGYASWGKNQLEEEMARGDWLICDSDMDLIFNLPYGDRWDAAYKKIGVDRTWFASEIGHA